One part of the Desulfovibrio sp. genome encodes these proteins:
- a CDS encoding ABC transporter permease subunit (The N-terminal region of this protein, as described by TIGR01726, is a three transmembrane segment that identifies a subfamily of ABC transporter permease subunits, which specificities that include histidine, arginine, glutamine, glutamate, L-cystine (sic), the opines (in Agrobacterium) octopine and nopaline, etc.), whose protein sequence is MFSFDWSMIQQSLPLLGQGALVTFKITITAIALGMVLGTLLAVARISVYAPMRWLSAAYVNCFRSIPLVMVLLWFYLIVPQFLSSFFNLSPQTDIRLVSAIVAFTAFEAAYYAEIVRAGMRSVSSGQYSAALALGMTKSQTLTYVILPQAFRVMTPLLMTQGMILFQDTALVYIIGLADFFRTASNIGKTTGYEIDMVLLAGSGYFIVCFCVSATVTMVKKRLKL, encoded by the coding sequence ATGTTTAGCTTTGACTGGAGCATGATTCAGCAGAGCCTGCCCCTGCTTGGTCAGGGGGCCTTGGTTACGTTCAAGATCACCATCACGGCCATTGCGCTGGGCATGGTGCTGGGCACGCTACTGGCTGTGGCGCGCATCTCTGTGTATGCCCCCATGCGCTGGCTTTCAGCCGCGTATGTCAACTGCTTCCGCTCCATCCCCCTTGTGATGGTGCTGCTGTGGTTCTACCTTATCGTGCCGCAGTTTCTGAGCTCGTTTTTCAACCTTTCGCCGCAAACAGACATACGCCTTGTTTCTGCCATTGTGGCCTTTACCGCCTTTGAGGCGGCCTACTATGCAGAAATTGTACGTGCGGGCATGCGCAGCGTTTCCAGTGGGCAGTATTCCGCTGCTCTTGCGCTTGGTATGACCAAGTCGCAAACGCTCACCTACGTCATTCTGCCCCAGGCGTTCCGCGTTATGACTCCCCTGCTGATGACCCAGGGCATGATTCTTTTTCAGGATACTGCTCTGGTCTATATCATCGGCCTGGCGGATTTCTTCCGCACCGCTTCAAACATTGGCAAAACGACTGGCTACGAAATTGATATGGTGCTGCTTGCAGGATCGGGCTATTTTATAGTTTGCTTCTGTGTGTCAGCCACCGTAACCATGGTAAAAAAGAG
- a CDS encoding amino acid ABC transporter permease gives MQANWNWGIFFEQAPFGNVTYFSWLVDGFLTTVALSVCAWILAFVLGSLFGILRTLPNKILSTIGATYVTIFRNIPLIVQFFIWYLAAPDLLPYKASVWFKAELNPNIQFFIISVCALGFFTGARVCEQVRSGIQALSHGQRYAALALGLTLPQTYRHVLLPNAYRIIIPPLTSEMLNMVKNSAVASTVGLIELTAQANRLLEFSGYAYESFIAVTLAYALLNFVVMRSMKLLENKMRLPSTSTGGKNV, from the coding sequence ATGCAGGCTAACTGGAACTGGGGCATATTTTTTGAACAGGCGCCGTTTGGAAACGTCACCTACTTCAGCTGGCTGGTGGATGGCTTTTTGACAACAGTGGCCCTGTCTGTCTGCGCCTGGATTCTGGCTTTTGTTCTGGGCTCACTATTTGGCATTTTGCGCACGCTGCCCAACAAGATTCTCAGTACCATCGGCGCAACCTATGTGACCATTTTTCGTAACATACCGCTTATTGTTCAGTTTTTTATCTGGTATCTCGCCGCGCCCGACCTTTTGCCCTACAAGGCCAGCGTGTGGTTTAAAGCAGAGCTGAACCCCAACATCCAGTTTTTTATCATATCTGTATGCGCGCTGGGTTTCTTTACAGGTGCGCGCGTCTGTGAACAGGTCAGATCCGGCATTCAGGCGCTTTCGCACGGTCAGCGCTATGCGGCCCTGGCCCTTGGCCTTACCCTTCCGCAGACTTACCGACACGTGCTTTTGCCCAATGCCTACCGCATCATTATTCCGCCGCTGACCTCTGAAATGCTCAACATGGTCAAGAACTCGGCAGTTGCGTCTACCGTAGGCCTCATAGAACTGACAGCCCAGGCCAACCGCCTGCTCGAATTTTCGGGCTACGCCTACGAATCATTTATCGCAGTTACCCTTGCCTACGCGCTGCTGAACTTTGTGGTGATGCGTTCCATGAAACTGCTGGAGAACAAGATGCGTTTGCCCTCCACGAGCACGGGAGGCAAAAATGTTTAG